ACCAACAAGTCGCAAATGTTCTCCGATGTGCGTACATACTGGTCTCCGGCCGCCGTCAAGCGCGTCACTGGGCACGTACTCGACGGAATTGCTGCCGACGGCTTCCTGGACTTGCGCAACTCGGGCGCAACGACGCTCGACGCTACCGGCGCCATGACCGACGCCGAGGGCAACCCCGTCTTCAAGGAATTCTGGAACGTCACCGAGGACGATCAGGCGGCAGCCCTAGCCGCCACCACCTTCCACCCGGCCAACAAACCCTATTTCCGCGGCGGTGGATTCTCTACTCACTTCGCCACTCGCGGCGGAATGCCTGTCACCATGGCTCGAATCAACCTGCTTGCCGGTATCGGCCCGGTCCTACAGATTGCGGAAGGGTGGACCGTCGAACTACCCGATGAGGCACGAAGCATCATCGAAAAGCGGACGGATCCTGCATGGCCGACCACGTTCTTCGCTCCGCGCCTCACCGGCGAAGGTGCCTTCACCTCAACTTACGAGGTGATGAACCATTGGGGCGCCAACCACGGAGCGATCGGCTTCGGGCACTACGGCGCGGACCTCATCACCCTCGCATCGATGCTGCGTATCCCAGTCAACATGCACAACGTCGACGGCACTGACGTCTTCCGCCCACGTAACTGGGCGTTCTTCGGCACCGGCGATGTCGAAGCTGCTGACTTCCGTGCTTGCGCCACCTACGGTCCCTTCTTCAAGTAACCGCCGCCGATAAGGAATCCTCCCGCCATGTCTATCACCTCGCTTGCCATCGATCTGGGGTCATCCAGCGCCAAAGCGGTACTGGGCACCATCGACGATGAGGGCTTCAGCTTCAACGTCATCGACCGCTTCGAGCACTCGATCATCAACCGGGACGGGCAGCTGTTCTGGGATATCGACGCGCTAGAAGAAGGCTGCCGTCGGGTCATAGACGATGCCCGTCGCCGCTTGGCCGCCACCGGGAAAAGCCTGGACAGCGTAGCGATAGATACATGGGGAGTGGATTACGTATGGGTCGACGACTCTGGTGCAGCCCTCAGCGCCCCACACAGCTACCGCGATCCGCGTGGTCAACGAAACGCGGCAGCTTATGCCGCCAAGGTTGGAGCTGAGAGACAGTGGCAGACTACCGGCAACCAGCTGGAATCCATCCTGACCAGTGTGCAGATGCTCGACGAGAAGGTTCCCGCTGGTACCGCCGGTTTTCTTTTCCTACCCGATTACCTCACCCACCGCCTCGGCGGATCAGCGAACGCCGGCCGCGGCATTGCTTCCACGTCGGGACTTGTCAACGCTTCTACGGGAACGTGGGCGACTGACCTTTTCGACTCCATCGGCATCGATTCTTCCTTGGCTCCACAATTGCAAGACGAGGCAACGATCGCTGGCTACGACGGAGATCTAGCCATAATTCGTGCTGGCAGTCACGACACCGCGTGCGCCGTCGCTGCTCTGCTTGACGCCCCGACGGGATCAGTCTTCATCTCTGCGGGGTCGTGGTCGATCCTCGGAATGATCACTGCTGCACCTGTTCTTACTGATGCCGCTCGGACTGCCGGACTGAGCAACGAGGCGTGCGCCGACGGCCGCAACCGGCTGCTGAAAAATGCGACCGGATTGTGGCTCACTCAGGAAGCTCGCCGGGCCTGGGCGCGCGCCGGAGAACCCTATACCTTCGCCGAGTTAGCCGAGCTTGCGGCACACACAACTTCAACGGGGGCCATCATCGATCCCCTCGATCCCCGGCTTTCCGAGCCCGGGGACATGCCCGAGCTCATCCGTCGTCTCTGCCAAGAACAAGGTGACGTCGTGCCACGGTCTCCGGGTCAGGTGTGCCGCATCATCACCGATTCCTTGGCGGCCTCGCATCGAACCACCATCGCCGACTTGGAATCCGTCACAGGAACGCAGGTCCACGAGATCCGCATGGTCGGCGGCGGTATTCGTGACCACGTTCTGTGCCAGGCGACCGCTGACGCAACCGGTGTAGCGGTAGTCGCCGGCCCCATCGAAGCGTCGGCGCTCGGAAACCTCGCCGTTCAATTCTCTACCCTTGGCCACCCACTTCCGGCTGACGCCTTCACCACCACCACCTACCAGCCACAGTGCTGACCCCTCCTCCGCTAGAAAGGTCTTGTCATGTTCTCTCACACCGGCTCCCCTCCCCCGGCATCCGTCGATACTGCGTCGCCAAAGAGATGGGTTTACCCCGGGCTGACCCCAGCGTTCGTGCTGCTCGTGTCGTGCTTCGCGGCTTGGGGCCTTGCAGGGAATATGACAGACCCACTTGTCAAAGTGTTCTCCTCAGTCTTTTCGATGTCTGCTTTCCAGTCGTCACTGGTGCAGTTCGCCTACTACGGAGCCTATTTCGCTCTGGCGATCCCCGCTGCCTTCATCAACAATCGGCTGGGATATAAGGTCGGGGTCATCATCGGCCTGGCTCTCGCGGCCTCCGGCTGTATGCTGTTCATCCCAGCCGCGTCGGTGATGACGTACGGATTCTTCATCTTCGCCCTGTTCACCCTCGCCTCTGGGCTTTCCATCCTGGAGACCTCTGCGAACCCCTTCATCATGGCAATGGGACCGGACACAAACGCAACCCGACGGTTGAATTTCGCCCAGGCCTTCAATCCTATTGGCTCCAATCTCGGAGTATTCTTCGCTGCCACGTTCATCCTCCCCTTCGTCAACCCGGCGACCGCGGAACAGCGCGCAGCCTTGAGCGAAGCGGAGTTAAAGTCAATCCAGTCTTCCGAGTTGGCTGCGGTCATGGGACCC
Above is a genomic segment from Corynebacterium uterequi containing:
- a CDS encoding rhamnulokinase, which translates into the protein MSITSLAIDLGSSSAKAVLGTIDDEGFSFNVIDRFEHSIINRDGQLFWDIDALEEGCRRVIDDARRRLAATGKSLDSVAIDTWGVDYVWVDDSGAALSAPHSYRDPRGQRNAAAYAAKVGAERQWQTTGNQLESILTSVQMLDEKVPAGTAGFLFLPDYLTHRLGGSANAGRGIASTSGLVNASTGTWATDLFDSIGIDSSLAPQLQDEATIAGYDGDLAIIRAGSHDTACAVAALLDAPTGSVFISAGSWSILGMITAAPVLTDAARTAGLSNEACADGRNRLLKNATGLWLTQEARRAWARAGEPYTFAELAELAAHTTSTGAIIDPLDPRLSEPGDMPELIRRLCQEQGDVVPRSPGQVCRIITDSLAASHRTTIADLESVTGTQVHEIRMVGGGIRDHVLCQATADATGVAVVAGPIEASALGNLAVQFSTLGHPLPADAFTTTTYQPQC